One genomic region from Geotrypetes seraphini chromosome 13, aGeoSer1.1, whole genome shotgun sequence encodes:
- the GPATCH8 gene encoding G patch domain-containing protein 8 isoform X2: MLFFLLGRTDPIPIVVKYDVMGMGRMEMELDYAEDATERRRVLEVEKEDTEELRQKYKDYVDKEKAIAKALEDLRANFYCELCDKQYQKHQEFDNHINSYDHAHKQRLKDLKQREFARNVSSRSRKDEKKQEKALRRLLELAEQRKQSECAPGSGPMFKTTIVAVDEEGGAENDQECPPGSYSSINLISSFPVVAEPVLDKGLPLNSGQDIVAVTSGQALAPTTPALSFGIKNQPGSQLQKTCVSFSFAKKVPVKLESSASVFKDQSEEAGAGDETKVDERTPSDLGSIQKLGEGENSSNTDSKADEEDQEERDSGASLASTLSKLKKMKGEERNLQTEPEYYHYMPPAHCKVKPNFQFLLFMRSTDQIEAEKSTQDQKKSHSPSHKVCKAEKIVDTGTSPQLQKEQATSDHAEQKNKMEMKEQNSETTNGQSTENKTLDVEASKAPSKNLEGGKELADGPKQPTGPFFPVLSKDESTTLQWPSELLFFTQVQPVISYSCNPLYFDFKLSRNKDAKAKGEIKTKSITSPSKESSQSAESTENNKTNKGLDTTTAGLDVKVEIKGLVDTYGAQLNQEESSSGCGKLTATSGHKSIPSKKDKAGKSHKHKKKKKHKKAGKHKRKRKEDMAAGGEKLKKHKKHKHKKIKSSLSTERERTLKSEALQDTNLSQKRKCRSQDEQQRKSLSTDDGSGSSKKDDATSAFQEHSSKKHKSETPQSNSSRRQTSVKPESNRTSHKSRHSSGDYDSDGSHHKHSRQKSLSHSDDDSGSDLSRSQSRSGRRQSSHRTSRRSYSSSSDGSSDHSRYSSWRSYSDSDYSEYSNRSRGGSKRSHGSDSDYNSKKRRSKRHKYTSSEDDYSLSPSRSRSRSRSHTHARGRSSTRSRGRTRSSSRSRSRSKRRSRSITGHSWKRSRSYSRDRSRSTRSHSQRSASRKGSRGHDSPGDRRSSRRDFNRSKIYRSQSPHYSRSSGRSEGHLKKGDSKSDATKTSSSGNLKKSSDKELGTEGKHILTAKQLLEKIQSRKIEKPGTSEEPIMGPNKTGLKLKDPPQGYFGPKLPPSLGNKPVLPLIGKLPTIRKPCITKKCEESGAEKGEQEQDEEEVCGTEIPLAENISTLENVVKQDKCIDVQDQISENSSEVPPAPQVVQDLPDSYGSTEQLLPHSYIADTDDDGTALESAGNDNQHFPAETSMIPLVPETEHFSGYVSQNEEPGIGEPEGVEDSSLAPLESQPITFTPEEMEKYSKLQQAAQQHIQQQLLAKQVKAFPAAAAMAPAVPTLQPIHIQQPTAASATSITTVQHAILQHHAAAAAAAAIGIHPHPHPQPLAQVHHIPQPHLTPISLSHLTHSLIPAHPATFLTSHPIHIIPASALHPGPLTLHHVPHALYPTLLAPRPAAAATALHLHPLLHPIFSGQDLQHPPSHGT, from the exons GATTATGTGGACAAAGAGAAGGCAATTGCCAAAGCTCTAGAAGATTTGAGAGCAAATTTCTACTGTGAGCTTTGTGACAAGCAATATCAAAAGCACCAGGAGTTTGACAACCACATCAACTCTTATGATCATGCACACAAACAG AGACTAAAGGATCTCAAACAAAGAGAATTTGCTCGCAATGTCTCGTCAAGATCCCGCAAAGATGAAAAGAAACAAGAGAAAGCCCTCAGACGCCTTCTGGAGTTGGCTGAGCAAAGGAAGCAGTCAGAATG TGCCCCTGGAAGTGGTCCCATGTTCAAAACTACCATTGTGGCTGTGGACGAAGAGGGAGGAGCTGAAAACGACCAAGAGTGTCCACCAGGGAGCTACAGTTCCATAAATCTGATTAGTTCCTTCCCTGTTGTTGCAGAACCAGTTCTGGACAAAGGTTTGCCACTTAACAGTGGCCAAGACATCGTTGCTGTTACATCAGGGCAGGCTTTAGCTCCTACCACACCAGCCCTTAGTTTTGGCATTAAGAATCAGCCAGGAAGTCAACTGCAAAAGACTTGCGTGTCGTTTTCATTTGCCAAGAAGGTTCCCGTAAAGTTAGAATCTTCTGCTTCCGTTTTCAAAGATCAGAGTGAGGAAGCTGGTGCAGGAGATGAAACCAAAGTGGATGAGAGAACCCCTTCAGATCTGGGAAGCATACAAAAGCTAGGGGAGGGTGAGAATAGTAGCAACACTGACAGTAAAGCTGATGAAGAGGACCAGGAGGAGAGAGACTCTGGTGCATCTCTAGCTAGTACATTATCCAAACTAAAAAAGATGAAGGGAGAAGAAAGGAATTTGCAGACAGAACCTGAGTATTACCATTACATGCCCCCAGCACACTGCAAAGTAAAACCAAATTTTCAGTTCCTGCTCTTCATGAGGTCTACAGATCAGATTGAAGCAGAGAAGAGCACCCAAGACCAGAAAAAGAGCCATTCTCCTAGTCATAAGGTCTGCAAGGCAGAAAAAATAGTAGACACTGGAACCAGTCCACAACTGCAGAAGGAGCAAGCAACCTCAGACCATGCAGAGCAGAAGAACAAAATGGAAATGAAGGAACAAAATTCAGAGACCACCAATGGACAGTCTACAGAAAACAAAACTCTGGATGTAGAAGCTTCAAAGGCACCTTCCAAGAACCTCGAAGGTGGGAAAGAACTTGCTGATGGTCCCAAACAACCCACTGGTCCATTTTTCCCAGTTCTGAGCAAAGATGAAAGTACTACTCTCCAATGGCCATCAGAACTCTTATTTTTCACTCAGGTGCAACCAGTGATTTCTTACAGCTGCAATCCTTTGTATTTTGACTTTAAACTTTCACGAAACAAAGATGCAAAGGCCAAGGGTGAGATAAAAACAAAAAGTATCACTTCTCCAAGTAAAGAGTCTTCACAGTCTGCAGAATCTACTGAGAACAACAAAACCAACAAGGGACTGGACACTACAACGGCTGGCTTAGATGTCAAAGTTGAAATCAAGGGATTGGTAGATACATATGGGGCACAACTCAACCAAGAAGAAAGTTCATCTGGCTGTGGCAAACTTACTGCCACCAGTGGTCACAAAAGCATTCCAAGTAAAAAAGATAAGGCTGGGAAATCCCacaaacataaaaagaaaaagaagcataAAAAGGCAGGCAAGCACAAGCGAAAACGAAAGGAAGATATGGCAGCTGGGGGTGAGAAGCTGAAGAAACACAAAAAACATAAGCACAAGAAAATCAAGTCTTCCCTTTCCACTGAGCGAGAGAGAACATTAAAAAGTGAAGCATTGCAAGACACTAACTTGTCACAGAAGAGAAAGTGTCGTTCTCAAGATGAACAGCAAAGAAAGTCCCTCTCGACTGATGATGGCAGTGGTAGCAGCAAAAAGGATGATGCGACCAGTGCTTTCCAGGAGCACAGCAGTAAGAAGCATAAATCGGAGACGCCACAATCCAATTCCTCTCGAAGACAGACTTCTGTCAAACCAGAGAGCAATAGAACCAGCCACAAGAGTAGGCACAGTAGTGGTGACTATGATAGTGATGGATCGCACCATAAGCACTCCAGACAGAAATCATTATCACATAGTGATGACGACTCTGGCAGCGATCTCTCTAGGAGCCAATCTAGATCAGGACGCCGACAGTCTTCACATAGAACTTCAAGAAGATCATACTCATCAAGTTCTGATGGCTCTTCAGACCATAGCAGATACAGCAGCTGGAGGAGTTATTCAGATAGTGACTACAGTGAGTACAGTAATCGCTCTAGAGGTGGCTCAAAACGTTCTCATGGTTCTGACTCGGACTATAACAGCAAAAAGCGCAGGTCCAAAAGGCATAAGTATACATCTTCAGAGGATGACTACAGCCTGAGCCCAAGTCGAAGCCGATCCAGAAGCAGGAGCCACACCCATGCCAGGGGGAGATCAAGTACAAGAAGCAGGGGAAGGACCCGAAGTAGCAGCCGTAGTAGAAGTAGAAGTAAACGGAGGAGTCGAAGCATTACAGGACACAGCTGGAAACGGAGTCGGAGCTATAGTAGGGATCGAAGCCGCAGCACCAGAAGTCATTCTCAAAGGTCAGCTTCAAGAAAAGGTTCCCGGGGCCATGACAGTCCaggtgacaggagaagcagtcgGAGAGATTTTAACCGTTCTAAAATCTATCGCTCCCAGTCTCCACATTACAGCCGCTCAAGTGGAAGAAGTGAGGGGCACCTGAAAAAGGGAGACAGTAAAAGTGATGCTACTAAGACTAGTAGTAGTGGCAATTTGAAAAAAAgttctgataaagaacttggtacagAAGGAAAGCACATTCTAACAGCAAAACAACTACTGGAGAAAATCCAGTCGAGAAAAATTGAGAAGCCTGGTACAAGTGAAGAACCAATTATGGGGCCAAACAAGACAGGGCTTAAACTGAAAGATCCTCCTCAAGGGTACTTTGGCCCTAAGCTTCCTCCATCTTTGGGCAACAAGCCAGTACTTCCATTAATTGGCAAGTTGCCAACTATCCGTAAACCATGCATCACCAAAAAATGTGAGGAATCAGGAGCAGAGAAAGGAGAACAGGAACAGGATGAGGAAGAGGTATGTGGTACAGAGATTCCTCTGGCAGAAAACATTTCTACTTTGGAAAATGTAGTAAAGCAAGATAAATGTATAGACGTTCAGGACCAGATATCTGAGAATTCCTCTGAGGTGCCACCAGCTCCCCAAGTTGTGCAAGACCTTCCAGACTCTTATGGATCTACGGAGCAACTATTGCCACATAGTTATATAGCTGATACAGATGATGATGGTACGGCACTGGAATCTGCTGGCAACGATAATCAGCATTTCCCTGCAGAAACCAGTATGATCCCTCTGGTTCCAGAGACAGAACACTTTTCTGGTTATGTGTCCCAGAATGAAGAACCTGGCATTGGAGAGCCTGAAGGAGTAGAGGATTCATCCCTAGCACCACTGGAAAGTCAACCAATCACATTTACACCTGAAGAAATGGAGAAGTACAGCAAACTCCAGCAGGCAGCTCAACAGCACATCCAGCAGCAGCTGCTGGCAAAACAAGTCAAGGCCTTCCCTGCAGCAGCTGCGATGGCACCAGCAGTACCCACACTGCAGCCTATTCATATCCAGCAACCAACTGCAGCCTCCGCTACTTCTATCACCACCGTTCAGCATGCCATCCTGCAACAtcatgctgctgcagctgctgctgcaGCCATTGGCATTCATCCACACCCACATCCTCAgcctcttgcccaggtgcatcataTACCCCAGCCACATTTGACCCCCATTTCACTGTCCCATCTAACCCACTCCCTTATTCCAGCCCACCCTGCTACTTTTCTAACCAGCCATCCAATCCATATCATTCCTGCATCTGCTCTCCACCCTGGGCCACTCACCCTTCATCATGTCCCACATGCACTTTACCCAACCCTCCTTGCCCCACGGCCTGCTGCAGCCGCTACGGCACTACATCTTCACCCGCTCCTGCATCCCATTTTCTCAGGTCAAGACTTGCAGCACCCTCCTAGTCATGGCACATGA
- the GPATCH8 gene encoding G patch domain-containing protein 8 isoform X3, whose amino-acid sequence MGMGRMEMELDYAEDATERRRVLEVEKEDTEELRQKYKDYVDKEKAIAKALEDLRANFYCELCDKQYQKHQEFDNHINSYDHAHKQRLKDLKQREFARNVSSRSRKDEKKQEKALRRLLELAEQRKQSECAPGSGPMFKTTIVAVDEEGGAENDQECPPGSYSSINLISSFPVVAEPVLDKGLPLNSGQDIVAVTSGQALAPTTPALSFGIKNQPGSQLQKTCVSFSFAKKVPVKLESSASVFKDQSEEAGAGDETKVDERTPSDLGSIQKLGEGENSSNTDSKADEEDQEERDSGASLASTLSKLKKMKGEERNLQTEPEYYHYMPPAHCKVKPNFQFLLFMRSTDQIEAEKSTQDQKKSHSPSHKVCKAEKIVDTGTSPQLQKEQATSDHAEQKNKMEMKEQNSETTNGQSTENKTLDVEASKAPSKNLEGGKELADGPKQPTGPFFPVLSKDESTTLQWPSELLFFTQVQPVISYSCNPLYFDFKLSRNKDAKAKGEIKTKSITSPSKESSQSAESTENNKTNKGLDTTTAGLDVKVEIKGLVDTYGAQLNQEESSSGCGKLTATSGHKSIPSKKDKAGKSHKHKKKKKHKKAGKHKRKRKEDMAAGGEKLKKHKKHKHKKIKSSLSTERERTLKSEALQDTNLSQKRKCRSQDEQQRKSLSTDDGSGSSKKDDATSAFQEHSSKKHKSETPQSNSSRRQTSVKPESNRTSHKSRHSSGDYDSDGSHHKHSRQKSLSHSDDDSGSDLSRSQSRSGRRQSSHRTSRRSYSSSSDGSSDHSRYSSWRSYSDSDYSEYSNRSRGGSKRSHGSDSDYNSKKRRSKRHKYTSSEDDYSLSPSRSRSRSRSHTHARGRSSTRSRGRTRSSSRSRSRSKRRSRSITGHSWKRSRSYSRDRSRSTRSHSQRSASRKGSRGHDSPGDRRSSRRDFNRSKIYRSQSPHYSRSSGRSEGHLKKGDSKSDATKTSSSGNLKKSSDKELGTEGKHILTAKQLLEKIQSRKIEKPGTSEEPIMGPNKTGLKLKDPPQGYFGPKLPPSLGNKPVLPLIGKLPTIRKPCITKKCEESGAEKGEQEQDEEEVCGTEIPLAENISTLENVVKQDKCIDVQDQISENSSEVPPAPQVVQDLPDSYGSTEQLLPHSYIADTDDDGTALESAGNDNQHFPAETSMIPLVPETEHFSGYVSQNEEPGIGEPEGVEDSSLAPLESQPITFTPEEMEKYSKLQQAAQQHIQQQLLAKQVKAFPAAAAMAPAVPTLQPIHIQQPTAASATSITTVQHAILQHHAAAAAAAAIGIHPHPHPQPLAQVHHIPQPHLTPISLSHLTHSLIPAHPATFLTSHPIHIIPASALHPGPLTLHHVPHALYPTLLAPRPAAAATALHLHPLLHPIFSGQDLQHPPSHGT is encoded by the exons GATTATGTGGACAAAGAGAAGGCAATTGCCAAAGCTCTAGAAGATTTGAGAGCAAATTTCTACTGTGAGCTTTGTGACAAGCAATATCAAAAGCACCAGGAGTTTGACAACCACATCAACTCTTATGATCATGCACACAAACAG AGACTAAAGGATCTCAAACAAAGAGAATTTGCTCGCAATGTCTCGTCAAGATCCCGCAAAGATGAAAAGAAACAAGAGAAAGCCCTCAGACGCCTTCTGGAGTTGGCTGAGCAAAGGAAGCAGTCAGAATG TGCCCCTGGAAGTGGTCCCATGTTCAAAACTACCATTGTGGCTGTGGACGAAGAGGGAGGAGCTGAAAACGACCAAGAGTGTCCACCAGGGAGCTACAGTTCCATAAATCTGATTAGTTCCTTCCCTGTTGTTGCAGAACCAGTTCTGGACAAAGGTTTGCCACTTAACAGTGGCCAAGACATCGTTGCTGTTACATCAGGGCAGGCTTTAGCTCCTACCACACCAGCCCTTAGTTTTGGCATTAAGAATCAGCCAGGAAGTCAACTGCAAAAGACTTGCGTGTCGTTTTCATTTGCCAAGAAGGTTCCCGTAAAGTTAGAATCTTCTGCTTCCGTTTTCAAAGATCAGAGTGAGGAAGCTGGTGCAGGAGATGAAACCAAAGTGGATGAGAGAACCCCTTCAGATCTGGGAAGCATACAAAAGCTAGGGGAGGGTGAGAATAGTAGCAACACTGACAGTAAAGCTGATGAAGAGGACCAGGAGGAGAGAGACTCTGGTGCATCTCTAGCTAGTACATTATCCAAACTAAAAAAGATGAAGGGAGAAGAAAGGAATTTGCAGACAGAACCTGAGTATTACCATTACATGCCCCCAGCACACTGCAAAGTAAAACCAAATTTTCAGTTCCTGCTCTTCATGAGGTCTACAGATCAGATTGAAGCAGAGAAGAGCACCCAAGACCAGAAAAAGAGCCATTCTCCTAGTCATAAGGTCTGCAAGGCAGAAAAAATAGTAGACACTGGAACCAGTCCACAACTGCAGAAGGAGCAAGCAACCTCAGACCATGCAGAGCAGAAGAACAAAATGGAAATGAAGGAACAAAATTCAGAGACCACCAATGGACAGTCTACAGAAAACAAAACTCTGGATGTAGAAGCTTCAAAGGCACCTTCCAAGAACCTCGAAGGTGGGAAAGAACTTGCTGATGGTCCCAAACAACCCACTGGTCCATTTTTCCCAGTTCTGAGCAAAGATGAAAGTACTACTCTCCAATGGCCATCAGAACTCTTATTTTTCACTCAGGTGCAACCAGTGATTTCTTACAGCTGCAATCCTTTGTATTTTGACTTTAAACTTTCACGAAACAAAGATGCAAAGGCCAAGGGTGAGATAAAAACAAAAAGTATCACTTCTCCAAGTAAAGAGTCTTCACAGTCTGCAGAATCTACTGAGAACAACAAAACCAACAAGGGACTGGACACTACAACGGCTGGCTTAGATGTCAAAGTTGAAATCAAGGGATTGGTAGATACATATGGGGCACAACTCAACCAAGAAGAAAGTTCATCTGGCTGTGGCAAACTTACTGCCACCAGTGGTCACAAAAGCATTCCAAGTAAAAAAGATAAGGCTGGGAAATCCCacaaacataaaaagaaaaagaagcataAAAAGGCAGGCAAGCACAAGCGAAAACGAAAGGAAGATATGGCAGCTGGGGGTGAGAAGCTGAAGAAACACAAAAAACATAAGCACAAGAAAATCAAGTCTTCCCTTTCCACTGAGCGAGAGAGAACATTAAAAAGTGAAGCATTGCAAGACACTAACTTGTCACAGAAGAGAAAGTGTCGTTCTCAAGATGAACAGCAAAGAAAGTCCCTCTCGACTGATGATGGCAGTGGTAGCAGCAAAAAGGATGATGCGACCAGTGCTTTCCAGGAGCACAGCAGTAAGAAGCATAAATCGGAGACGCCACAATCCAATTCCTCTCGAAGACAGACTTCTGTCAAACCAGAGAGCAATAGAACCAGCCACAAGAGTAGGCACAGTAGTGGTGACTATGATAGTGATGGATCGCACCATAAGCACTCCAGACAGAAATCATTATCACATAGTGATGACGACTCTGGCAGCGATCTCTCTAGGAGCCAATCTAGATCAGGACGCCGACAGTCTTCACATAGAACTTCAAGAAGATCATACTCATCAAGTTCTGATGGCTCTTCAGACCATAGCAGATACAGCAGCTGGAGGAGTTATTCAGATAGTGACTACAGTGAGTACAGTAATCGCTCTAGAGGTGGCTCAAAACGTTCTCATGGTTCTGACTCGGACTATAACAGCAAAAAGCGCAGGTCCAAAAGGCATAAGTATACATCTTCAGAGGATGACTACAGCCTGAGCCCAAGTCGAAGCCGATCCAGAAGCAGGAGCCACACCCATGCCAGGGGGAGATCAAGTACAAGAAGCAGGGGAAGGACCCGAAGTAGCAGCCGTAGTAGAAGTAGAAGTAAACGGAGGAGTCGAAGCATTACAGGACACAGCTGGAAACGGAGTCGGAGCTATAGTAGGGATCGAAGCCGCAGCACCAGAAGTCATTCTCAAAGGTCAGCTTCAAGAAAAGGTTCCCGGGGCCATGACAGTCCaggtgacaggagaagcagtcgGAGAGATTTTAACCGTTCTAAAATCTATCGCTCCCAGTCTCCACATTACAGCCGCTCAAGTGGAAGAAGTGAGGGGCACCTGAAAAAGGGAGACAGTAAAAGTGATGCTACTAAGACTAGTAGTAGTGGCAATTTGAAAAAAAgttctgataaagaacttggtacagAAGGAAAGCACATTCTAACAGCAAAACAACTACTGGAGAAAATCCAGTCGAGAAAAATTGAGAAGCCTGGTACAAGTGAAGAACCAATTATGGGGCCAAACAAGACAGGGCTTAAACTGAAAGATCCTCCTCAAGGGTACTTTGGCCCTAAGCTTCCTCCATCTTTGGGCAACAAGCCAGTACTTCCATTAATTGGCAAGTTGCCAACTATCCGTAAACCATGCATCACCAAAAAATGTGAGGAATCAGGAGCAGAGAAAGGAGAACAGGAACAGGATGAGGAAGAGGTATGTGGTACAGAGATTCCTCTGGCAGAAAACATTTCTACTTTGGAAAATGTAGTAAAGCAAGATAAATGTATAGACGTTCAGGACCAGATATCTGAGAATTCCTCTGAGGTGCCACCAGCTCCCCAAGTTGTGCAAGACCTTCCAGACTCTTATGGATCTACGGAGCAACTATTGCCACATAGTTATATAGCTGATACAGATGATGATGGTACGGCACTGGAATCTGCTGGCAACGATAATCAGCATTTCCCTGCAGAAACCAGTATGATCCCTCTGGTTCCAGAGACAGAACACTTTTCTGGTTATGTGTCCCAGAATGAAGAACCTGGCATTGGAGAGCCTGAAGGAGTAGAGGATTCATCCCTAGCACCACTGGAAAGTCAACCAATCACATTTACACCTGAAGAAATGGAGAAGTACAGCAAACTCCAGCAGGCAGCTCAACAGCACATCCAGCAGCAGCTGCTGGCAAAACAAGTCAAGGCCTTCCCTGCAGCAGCTGCGATGGCACCAGCAGTACCCACACTGCAGCCTATTCATATCCAGCAACCAACTGCAGCCTCCGCTACTTCTATCACCACCGTTCAGCATGCCATCCTGCAACAtcatgctgctgcagctgctgctgcaGCCATTGGCATTCATCCACACCCACATCCTCAgcctcttgcccaggtgcatcataTACCCCAGCCACATTTGACCCCCATTTCACTGTCCCATCTAACCCACTCCCTTATTCCAGCCCACCCTGCTACTTTTCTAACCAGCCATCCAATCCATATCATTCCTGCATCTGCTCTCCACCCTGGGCCACTCACCCTTCATCATGTCCCACATGCACTTTACCCAACCCTCCTTGCCCCACGGCCTGCTGCAGCCGCTACGGCACTACATCTTCACCCGCTCCTGCATCCCATTTTCTCAGGTCAAGACTTGCAGCACCCTCCTAGTCATGGCACATGA